Within Oceanicoccus sp. KOV_DT_Chl, the genomic segment TCCAGCGAGATCGACATCAGCCAGGTAGGAGTTAAAGTCTTCGGTATTCAAGGACGAACTGGCCGCTTCAAACGCCACTCGATCATCAAACTGGATAAAACCAGCGTTTACGGGTATAGAGAGTGCTGCCAGTAAAAGTGGCACAAAAATATATGAGAGATTCATTTTTTTATTCCTTTAAGTATTAAAAAATATTTTGTTAATCGTATTAATTTAGCTTAGCTGCTTACTAAATTAGCCCAGTATTTTCTCATATGCACCTTTCGTTCCAACCCTATAAACACAGGGCATTCAGGCTTTAGCTCAAAAATACAGCGCTTATTTCGTAAAAAATACCGACAGTTTTGAAATAATTATCGAGCTTTGACTGGCCATTATTTTATAGCTTTTTATGCATTACCCCAAAGTTGAACAGCATTACTGGACTGACGCCCATCAATACTGAGACCACCTTAAGAAATGGGTCATAACAGTCGTATTGATCAAAATCACCTTAACAGCAAAGGCTGTGCTAAAAGTCAAAACCAATACTAATTAGGGGGTCGATGAAAAATCGATAATTGTTCGCACTACGTTTGTCACCCCGTTTATTTGCCGCTTATTTGGACCCCGTTTATTTTGTTAATTTGACTAAACGCGAGGACCACGCCTTCTCACACCGAATATCAATGACAATATAAATAGCACTACAAAGATAAAAAACAAGATCTGTGCTATTCCTACCGACGCACTAGCAATACCACCAAAGCCAAAAAGACCGGCAACAATTGCCACCACGAAAAAAACTAACGCCCAATACAACATAATATATCTCCGTTTACGTAAATGTGTATGCCTGCTTCACCTGACTTAGAATACCAATCCTTACGGCAACCAGAATGTAGCCCTTGGTATTTAACAATCAAATACCATACCAACTAAAAAAATAAGCTGCCGACAGAGGCGTAACTACCTAACCAAAGAAATGAACTATAACTACTACAGAAAACAAAGAAGAATTTTTAATCGATGCCCTACGAGCATAATAAACGTGCTATACAACCTTGATTAAGGTC encodes:
- a CDS encoding DUF1328 domain-containing protein, with protein sequence MLYWALVFFVVAIVAGLFGFGGIASASVGIAQILFFIFVVLFILSLIFGVRRRGPRV